A stretch of the Rhizobium sullae genome encodes the following:
- a CDS encoding hydantoinase/oxoprolinase N-terminal domain-containing protein: protein MYRVGIDVGGTNTDAVVLHAKKVLAGVKASTTEDVTSGVIEALEAVITASGIDRQRIAAVMIGTTHFTNAVIERRHMEEVAAIRLGLPSGAGLPPMVDWPDDVREIVGNHGYQVRGGYEFDGRELSPLDEDEIVRIAGDIRAKGLKAAAVTCVFSGINDAMEVRTKDILQQHCPGLPVVMSKDIGRHGLLARESAAIMNASLLSLADRTVAAFGKALVAAGITCPFYITQNDGTLMAADVVRAFPVLTFASGPTNSMRGAAFLTGIKDAVVVDVGGTTSDVGSLSHGFPRQASMTVDIGGVRTNFRMPDVFSIGLGGGSLVVQCDNGIVVGPKSVGYRLRQDALCFGGKTLTATDIAVASGKADVGEKAFVTSLARPLVDAAAAKINAMLEACVERSRISSTPVPVIAVGGGSILMPNRIGELDVIRPENFAVANAVGAAIAQISGETDRVFSLIDGRTRESALAVAEAEAREKAIAAGALAETLEVIEREDTPLAYLPGNATRIHVKVVGEMGGHDA from the coding sequence GTGTATCGGGTTGGAATTGACGTCGGCGGCACGAATACGGATGCCGTTGTCCTGCACGCGAAAAAGGTTCTGGCGGGGGTTAAGGCTTCCACCACCGAGGATGTGACGTCAGGCGTAATCGAGGCGCTGGAGGCGGTGATCACGGCTTCCGGCATCGACCGGCAGCGGATCGCTGCCGTGATGATCGGCACCACGCATTTCACCAATGCGGTCATCGAGCGCCGTCATATGGAGGAAGTTGCCGCGATCCGGCTCGGCCTGCCGTCGGGCGCCGGGCTGCCGCCCATGGTCGACTGGCCGGACGATGTACGCGAGATCGTCGGCAATCACGGTTATCAGGTCCGTGGCGGCTACGAGTTCGATGGGCGCGAGCTTTCGCCTCTCGACGAGGATGAGATTGTCCGCATTGCCGGTGATATCCGTGCCAAGGGTCTGAAGGCAGCTGCCGTCACCTGCGTCTTCAGTGGCATCAACGATGCGATGGAGGTCCGCACCAAGGACATCCTGCAGCAGCATTGCCCCGGCCTGCCGGTGGTGATGTCGAAGGATATCGGCCGTCATGGTCTTCTGGCGCGCGAAAGCGCGGCGATCATGAACGCCAGCCTGCTGTCGTTGGCCGACCGCACGGTCGCCGCTTTCGGCAAGGCGCTGGTTGCCGCTGGCATCACCTGCCCTTTCTACATCACCCAGAATGACGGGACGCTGATGGCTGCCGATGTCGTGCGTGCCTTCCCGGTCCTCACCTTCGCGTCCGGCCCAACGAATTCGATGCGTGGCGCCGCCTTCCTCACCGGCATCAAAGATGCGGTGGTCGTCGATGTGGGCGGCACGACGTCGGACGTCGGCTCGCTGTCGCACGGCTTTCCACGCCAGGCATCGATGACGGTCGATATCGGCGGCGTGCGGACCAATTTCCGCATGCCCGACGTATTTTCGATCGGGCTGGGCGGCGGCTCTCTGGTCGTCCAGTGCGATAACGGCATTGTCGTCGGGCCGAAATCGGTCGGTTACCGGCTCCGCCAGGACGCCTTGTGCTTCGGCGGCAAGACATTGACCGCGACCGATATCGCCGTTGCCTCGGGCAAGGCCGATGTCGGTGAGAAGGCCTTCGTAACAAGCCTTGCCAGGCCTCTGGTCGATGCTGCTGCCGCGAAGATCAATGCCATGCTGGAAGCCTGCGTTGAGCGCAGCCGCATTTCCTCGACGCCAGTTCCAGTGATTGCCGTCGGCGGTGGTTCGATTCTGATGCCCAACCGCATCGGTGAGCTGGACGTCATTCGCCCGGAAAATTTCGCCGTTGCCAACGCGGTCGGCGCTGCGATCGCGCAAATCAGCGGCGAGACCGACCGTGTCTTCTCGCTGATCGATGGGCGGACCCGCGAAAGCGCCCTGGCCGTGGCCGAGGCGGAAGCCCGGGAGAAAGCGATTGCCGCCGGCGCATTGGCCGAAACACTCGAGGTCATCGAGCGCGAGGACACGCCGCTGGCCTACCTGCCGGGCAATGCCACCCGCATTCATGTGAAAGTCGTCGGAGAAATGGGAGGCCACGATGCCTGA
- a CDS encoding ABC transporter permease, whose protein sequence is MQQHPLVAILIRIGTFVLVMIALSIMIFVLARVVPGDPARMALGPSATPEQVQAVRLQMGLDKPLVVQYLDYAGKALRGDLGMSLVSQRQVITDLGQTVPATLELVLLSVVFMFVVAVPLGVVMAHSRDRAIDHVGRLLSLTGVIIPSFLFAITLQLIAARLRSGWPIIGRLDHDMSWAGGPTGLLLLDGILAGRLDVTLNALQHLILPAFALSMAGIGQVTRITRSAMIENQRKDHVLTLKSFGVPERVIIFKYLLKLSSIAPLTIMGLEFASLIGNAFVIEMVFAWGGFASYGLTSVLQKDLNAVTAVVLVAGLFFIIANLIVDILITIIDPRLRRKEAR, encoded by the coding sequence ATGCAGCAACATCCACTGGTCGCAATTCTCATCCGCATCGGCACATTCGTGCTGGTGATGATTGCGCTCTCGATCATGATTTTCGTTCTGGCGCGGGTCGTCCCCGGTGATCCGGCGCGTATGGCTCTAGGGCCGTCCGCTACGCCGGAGCAGGTTCAGGCCGTGCGTCTCCAGATGGGTCTCGACAAGCCACTGGTGGTTCAATACCTCGACTATGCGGGCAAGGCGTTGCGGGGCGATCTCGGCATGTCGCTGGTCTCTCAAAGGCAGGTCATTACCGACCTTGGCCAGACCGTGCCTGCAACGCTGGAACTTGTCCTCCTATCCGTCGTCTTCATGTTCGTGGTAGCCGTCCCGCTTGGCGTGGTGATGGCGCATTCCCGCGATCGCGCCATTGATCATGTCGGACGCCTGCTTTCCCTGACCGGCGTGATCATACCGAGCTTTCTGTTTGCGATCACTCTGCAGCTGATAGCGGCGCGTCTCCGGTCCGGCTGGCCGATCATCGGCCGGCTCGATCACGACATGAGCTGGGCCGGCGGCCCGACGGGTCTGCTGCTGCTCGACGGGATTCTGGCGGGCCGGCTCGACGTCACTCTCAATGCACTGCAGCATCTCATCCTGCCGGCCTTTGCGCTGTCGATGGCGGGCATCGGCCAGGTCACCCGCATCACCCGCTCGGCGATGATCGAGAACCAGCGCAAGGACCACGTGCTGACCCTCAAAAGTTTCGGCGTGCCGGAACGGGTCATCATCTTCAAGTACCTGCTGAAACTGTCATCGATTGCGCCGCTGACGATCATGGGGCTCGAATTCGCCTCGCTGATCGGCAATGCCTTCGTCATCGAAATGGTCTTCGCCTGGGGTGGCTTTGCCTCCTACGGCCTGACCTCGGTCCTTCAAAAGGATTTGAACGCGGTTACGGCCGTCGTCCTGGTCGCCGGCCTGTTCTTCATCATTGCGAACCTCATCGTCGATATCCTCATCACGATCATCGACCCGCGCCTGCGCCGCAAGGAGGCACGTTGA
- a CDS encoding DUF917 domain-containing protein: MPEARKLKYDEAAVRTLTVEDLDALEIGAGILGTGGGGNPYQGKLLALEAMKAGYEMKVLATDQIEPDALCMSIGGIGAPVVGVERLREGREGLRCLRAMEDLIRAPIDAMVCEEIGGANAINPLVTAALGGLPILDCDGMGRAFPEMQMTTFSIYGHSSTPSVMCDLHGNVVIFSHAVSEVWHERMARACVVAQGGGAMLATAPMQAHFVHRYGIPKSYTKAIAIGEAVIKARKVQEDPIAAVCALEGGRRIFNGKITDLKRHLRGGFAVGDLELAGFDDCVGQTAGVAIQNEFLIFRRNGKVEVTVPDLIVLLDVDTGYPITTEMLRYGQRVAVLAVPCHDLLRSAQALEVVGPKAFGYPEITFSPLPPAVRQAA, from the coding sequence ATGCCTGAGGCGCGCAAGCTGAAATACGACGAGGCTGCCGTGCGCACGCTGACGGTGGAAGATCTCGATGCATTGGAAATCGGTGCCGGTATTCTCGGCACGGGCGGCGGCGGCAATCCCTATCAGGGCAAGCTGCTGGCGCTTGAGGCGATGAAGGCCGGATACGAGATGAAGGTGCTGGCCACCGACCAGATCGAGCCGGATGCGCTCTGCATGTCGATCGGCGGCATCGGTGCACCGGTGGTCGGCGTCGAACGATTGCGTGAGGGGCGCGAAGGATTGCGCTGTCTGCGGGCGATGGAAGATCTGATCCGCGCGCCGATCGACGCGATGGTATGCGAGGAAATCGGTGGCGCCAATGCCATCAACCCGCTCGTGACCGCGGCACTCGGCGGGCTGCCTATTCTCGATTGCGATGGAATGGGACGCGCCTTTCCCGAAATGCAGATGACCACCTTTTCCATCTACGGTCACAGCTCGACGCCGTCTGTGATGTGCGACCTGCATGGCAATGTCGTGATCTTCAGCCATGCCGTTTCCGAGGTCTGGCACGAACGCATGGCGCGTGCCTGCGTGGTGGCGCAGGGCGGCGGCGCGATGCTGGCGACGGCACCGATGCAGGCGCATTTTGTGCATCGCTACGGCATTCCGAAAAGCTATACCAAGGCGATTGCCATCGGCGAGGCGGTCATCAAGGCCCGCAAGGTGCAGGAGGATCCGATTGCCGCTGTCTGCGCACTCGAGGGCGGCCGCCGCATCTTCAACGGCAAGATCACCGATCTGAAGCGCCATCTGCGCGGCGGCTTTGCCGTCGGCGACCTCGAACTTGCAGGTTTCGACGATTGTGTCGGCCAGACCGCCGGCGTCGCAATCCAGAACGAATTCCTGATCTTCCGGCGGAACGGCAAGGTCGAAGTCACCGTGCCCGACCTGATCGTGCTGCTCGATGTCGATACGGGCTACCCGATCACTACGGAAATGCTGCGCTACGGCCAGCGGGTCGCGGTTCTGGCGGTCCCCTGCCACGATCTCTTGCGCAGCGCCCAGGCGCTCGAAGTCGTCGGACCGAAAGCCTTCGGCTACCCGGAAATCACCTTTTCGCCGCTGCCACCCGCAGTGCGCCAGGCTGCCTAA
- a CDS encoding helix-turn-helix transcriptional regulator: MQSLLPRPQLVRRIADETAGLIFLRAPAGAGKSALLRMVAEHLDKPVCTAYQPRMEDVDDGWLIWDVPVTARSARLSSQVLEATRSVLIACRPEQRISGMARRIMHQGAVTYDATHAVFAEDELATLAVSHKRRLLQDYAGWPAFLPIAARPDDAACVDYLREAFLSSLSPAQTAELSIWLEAPSVASAGDWKAFLPPLLGDNPERHLDLLRLLAVAVSERLTALTAGGAVIDVASALERAGRPLAAMDLLLDHGHEEHAAQILQRAQGRELIYRSSVDAFQKIVMRFSQATIATNETVLFAVARTLMKQGELSRTRHLVAKHLGHDYLDPLKVLSLGSRFSFAARTFRLNLMISEDLTPSDAMITRLGEFMADYPLGDDGRWSGYYNAILEFEIRRRNFREAEAAATRALIYLHKGGGQPLLEFFIHLHQVVLRLMSGDALLARRAAKDARARLEQVPHEAIQEFRMLRLAEACLAYETGRPRDLLEFVQNDFEAFAAAEIWPSLMQFALRYASQVLGDHFAMTIRPGFLDGLWVHLSEGLQFHAMMEIRTAIAYQNANRWTDAAATLTAVRMPLGRNWVESATDELTRLVRRDEIAYAMAWLRDAVRLAAPRAYLPRQIDALIANPKVTNRERVALQLWQSYAAYQRRDNAAVRTHLLSALEAATRLGCNGVLSEERIFLSPLLNNKRIRAFVETSHDVRIALSIFAASINSPQARALHGGLSQREIQILQLVAAGLSNKRIAHTLSISEVTVKFHLGNLFRKLDCSRRAEALRAATALGWL, from the coding sequence ATGCAGTCCCTGTTGCCTCGCCCTCAGCTCGTGCGCCGCATCGCCGACGAAACCGCCGGTCTGATCTTTCTCCGTGCGCCGGCCGGGGCCGGCAAATCCGCGCTGCTCCGCATGGTGGCAGAGCATCTCGACAAGCCTGTCTGCACGGCATACCAGCCGCGCATGGAGGACGTCGACGACGGATGGCTGATCTGGGACGTCCCCGTCACGGCGCGGTCTGCCAGGCTTTCCAGCCAGGTTCTGGAAGCCACGCGATCGGTGTTGATCGCTTGTCGGCCGGAACAGCGGATCAGCGGCATGGCACGCCGCATCATGCATCAGGGTGCGGTTACATATGACGCTACCCACGCGGTGTTTGCCGAGGACGAACTCGCAACCTTGGCCGTCTCACACAAGCGGCGCCTTTTGCAGGATTACGCGGGATGGCCGGCCTTTCTGCCGATCGCGGCGCGGCCAGATGATGCCGCCTGTGTCGATTATCTGCGCGAGGCCTTCCTCTCATCCCTGTCTCCGGCCCAGACGGCCGAACTGTCGATCTGGCTGGAGGCACCCTCGGTGGCGTCCGCGGGCGATTGGAAGGCTTTCCTCCCGCCGCTTCTAGGCGATAATCCCGAACGGCACTTGGACCTTCTACGCCTACTCGCCGTCGCGGTCAGCGAGCGCTTGACCGCGCTCACCGCCGGCGGTGCCGTCATAGACGTTGCATCCGCGCTCGAGCGAGCTGGGCGCCCGCTTGCGGCAATGGACCTGCTGCTCGACCACGGACACGAGGAGCATGCGGCACAGATACTCCAGCGGGCGCAGGGTCGGGAACTGATCTACCGAAGCAGCGTCGATGCGTTCCAGAAAATAGTCATGCGGTTTTCCCAGGCGACGATCGCCACCAACGAGACGGTGCTGTTCGCCGTCGCCCGTACGCTCATGAAGCAGGGAGAATTGTCCCGCACACGCCACCTGGTTGCCAAGCACCTTGGACACGATTACCTCGATCCGCTCAAAGTACTCTCCCTCGGATCGCGGTTCTCGTTTGCAGCGCGCACCTTCAGGCTCAACCTGATGATCAGCGAGGATCTGACGCCAAGCGACGCGATGATCACCCGTCTCGGCGAGTTCATGGCGGATTATCCGCTCGGCGACGATGGACGATGGTCGGGATACTACAATGCCATCCTCGAGTTCGAGATCCGCCGGAGGAATTTTCGCGAGGCCGAGGCCGCCGCGACACGGGCGCTCATCTATCTACACAAGGGGGGCGGGCAACCGCTGTTGGAGTTCTTCATCCATTTGCACCAGGTCGTGCTGCGGCTGATGAGTGGCGACGCCCTGCTAGCGCGCCGGGCGGCCAAAGATGCACGTGCCAGGCTCGAACAGGTCCCACACGAGGCGATCCAGGAATTTCGCATGCTGCGGCTGGCGGAAGCTTGCCTCGCCTATGAGACCGGGCGGCCGCGCGATCTGCTGGAGTTCGTCCAGAACGACTTCGAGGCATTTGCTGCCGCAGAGATCTGGCCGAGCCTGATGCAGTTTGCCCTGCGTTACGCTTCGCAGGTGCTTGGCGATCATTTTGCCATGACAATCAGGCCGGGTTTTCTGGATGGCCTGTGGGTTCATCTGTCAGAAGGATTGCAGTTCCATGCGATGATGGAGATCCGTACAGCCATCGCCTACCAGAATGCCAACCGGTGGACAGACGCCGCAGCCACCTTAACTGCCGTGCGCATGCCGCTGGGGCGCAACTGGGTCGAGAGCGCAACCGACGAACTGACGCGCCTCGTCCGGCGAGACGAGATCGCCTATGCAATGGCCTGGCTGCGCGATGCCGTGCGGCTTGCCGCACCTCGCGCTTACCTGCCCCGACAGATAGACGCGCTCATCGCAAACCCGAAGGTCACAAACCGCGAACGCGTAGCTCTGCAGCTATGGCAAAGCTATGCGGCCTATCAGCGGCGAGACAATGCCGCTGTGCGGACACATCTTTTGTCCGCCTTGGAGGCAGCGACGCGTCTCGGCTGCAACGGCGTGTTGTCGGAAGAGCGGATATTCCTGTCGCCGCTTCTCAACAATAAGCGGATCCGGGCTTTTGTGGAGACTTCGCACGATGTCCGCATCGCGCTGTCGATCTTTGCTGCCTCGATCAATTCACCTCAGGCGCGGGCTTTGCACGGCGGCCTGTCGCAGCGCGAGATACAGATACTGCAGCTGGTTGCTGCCGGACTGTCGAACAAACGCATCGCCCACACGCTCAGTATCTCCGAGGTGACGGTGAAATTTCATCTTGGAAATCTTTTCAGGAAGCTGGATTGCAGCCGCCGGGCCGAAGCGCTTCGCGCGGCGACGGCGCTCGGATGGCTTTAG
- a CDS encoding ABC transporter permease produces the protein MTDMKMLDTSDRGLSASYMMWYRFSRNPAAVIGTLIILSVLVLAAFAPWVTPYPKHVGAMVDFRARHLPPDIAHWFGTDKAGRDIFSRTIFGLRISLLLVVGVLGISVPVGAVLGLMAGYFGGWVERLISGLTNVMLAMPPLVMALAVSNLLEPNLMNAMIAITLLWWTWHARLIYTVSKSIASEDYIEAARLAGAGPVHILFREILPNCIPVISVKTTLDAAFVILFGATLSFLGFGVKPPTPDLGSMVADGRQFMPDYWWEVLCPGLAVLYVTLGFNLLGDGLRDMFDVEN, from the coding sequence ATGACCGATATGAAAATGCTCGACACGTCCGATCGCGGGCTCAGCGCCAGCTACATGATGTGGTATCGTTTCAGCCGCAATCCGGCTGCTGTGATAGGCACCCTGATCATTCTCTCCGTGCTCGTGCTTGCCGCCTTCGCGCCCTGGGTGACGCCCTATCCCAAGCACGTGGGCGCTATGGTCGATTTCCGCGCGCGGCACCTGCCGCCGGACATTGCGCACTGGTTCGGGACCGACAAGGCAGGCCGCGACATCTTCTCGCGGACGATCTTCGGCCTGCGTATCTCGCTTCTGCTGGTGGTTGGCGTGCTCGGCATCTCCGTGCCGGTCGGCGCCGTCCTCGGCCTGATGGCAGGCTATTTCGGCGGCTGGGTCGAGAGGCTGATCAGCGGCCTGACGAACGTCATGCTGGCCATGCCTCCGCTTGTCATGGCTTTGGCGGTCTCGAACCTGCTCGAGCCGAACCTTATGAACGCCATGATCGCCATCACTCTTCTGTGGTGGACCTGGCACGCACGGCTGATCTACACAGTCTCAAAGTCAATCGCATCGGAAGACTATATCGAGGCGGCACGCCTCGCAGGCGCCGGCCCGGTACATATCCTGTTTCGGGAAATCCTGCCGAACTGCATCCCCGTCATCTCCGTCAAGACGACGCTCGATGCCGCCTTCGTCATCCTGTTCGGCGCGACGCTGAGCTTCCTCGGCTTCGGCGTCAAGCCTCCGACCCCTGACCTCGGGTCGATGGTCGCGGACGGACGGCAGTTCATGCCCGACTACTGGTGGGAGGTTCTCTGCCCCGGCCTCGCTGTCCTCTACGTGACGCTCGGTTTCAACCTGCTGGGCGACGGCCTGCGCGACATGTTCGACGTGGAGAACTGA
- a CDS encoding ATP-binding cassette domain-containing protein: MTEPLLKVENLTVSFTTYGRTRQVLNDVGFSVAAGERVALIGETGSGKSITAKAIIGTLPKNAAICSGSISFGGRDVLPMSRGERESLKGSAFSLIMQDPLSSFNPVFKIATHLDDVMRFADKRDGKSSSKTERRTRIAAVLRRVQLADTDRVMNAYPSELSGGMRQRVLIGLALLHQPKLLIADEPGTALDVTTQDEILNLINQLVVEENMALLMITHNLGVVRKVADRVVVMHHGDIVETGPCAEILSSPKQPYTLSLLDAVPALYGPRVIDLPQSTRLPIIRVEKLNKIFGRRNGYHAVRDVDLILREGEVFGLAGESGSGKTTVARIIMELSRPTNGRVTINAPPAKGNRLTQIVYQNPGTSLNPKRTARQTLSVPLKSIGLNGAAREARMNELMDLVRLPQSYLGKYPHELSGGQKQRVAIARALAAEPKILILDEPTAALDVSVQKTVIELLLQLRKDLGLTYLMISHDLSLMRNFCSRIAVMLRGEIVEEGPTAQVFAEPKHPYTRALIAAIPVVSDEEERLKPVVTEEERMRFLVKTTD; encoded by the coding sequence ATGACCGAACCGCTTCTCAAGGTGGAAAACCTCACCGTCTCCTTCACCACCTATGGACGCACGCGGCAGGTCCTGAACGATGTCGGATTTTCAGTCGCGGCCGGCGAGCGCGTTGCGCTCATCGGCGAGACGGGATCCGGCAAGTCGATCACCGCCAAGGCGATCATCGGAACGCTGCCGAAAAATGCAGCCATCTGCTCGGGCTCGATTTCGTTCGGCGGCCGCGATGTCCTTCCCATGTCGCGCGGCGAGCGCGAAAGCCTGAAGGGCAGCGCTTTTTCGCTGATCATGCAGGACCCGCTGTCGTCGTTCAATCCGGTCTTCAAGATCGCCACCCATCTCGATGACGTGATGCGGTTTGCCGACAAGCGCGACGGCAAGTCTTCGTCCAAGACAGAGCGCCGCACCCGCATTGCGGCCGTGCTGCGCCGCGTGCAACTGGCCGACACCGACCGGGTGATGAATGCCTACCCGTCCGAACTCTCCGGCGGCATGCGGCAGCGTGTCCTGATCGGACTTGCGCTTCTGCACCAGCCCAAGCTGCTGATCGCCGACGAACCGGGCACGGCGCTCGACGTCACCACCCAGGACGAGATCCTCAATCTCATCAACCAGCTGGTGGTCGAGGAGAACATGGCTCTCCTGATGATCACCCACAACCTCGGCGTGGTGCGCAAGGTCGCCGACCGGGTCGTCGTCATGCACCATGGCGACATCGTCGAAACCGGTCCATGCGCCGAGATCCTGTCCAGCCCGAAGCAGCCCTATACCCTATCGCTGCTCGATGCGGTGCCGGCCCTTTACGGCCCCCGCGTGATCGACCTGCCGCAGAGCACCCGCTTGCCGATCATCAGGGTAGAGAAACTGAACAAGATTTTCGGCCGCCGCAATGGTTACCATGCCGTGCGCGACGTTGATCTCATCCTACGGGAGGGCGAAGTCTTCGGCCTTGCCGGCGAATCCGGCTCCGGAAAGACCACCGTTGCCCGGATCATCATGGAACTCTCCAGGCCAACGAACGGGCGCGTCACGATCAATGCCCCACCCGCGAAGGGCAACCGCCTGACGCAGATCGTCTATCAGAACCCCGGCACCTCGCTAAACCCGAAGCGCACGGCAAGGCAGACGTTGAGCGTGCCGCTGAAGTCGATCGGGCTCAATGGGGCCGCGCGCGAAGCGCGGATGAACGAGCTGATGGATCTGGTGCGCCTGCCGCAATCCTATCTCGGCAAATACCCGCATGAGCTTTCAGGCGGCCAGAAGCAGCGTGTGGCGATTGCCCGGGCGCTCGCGGCGGAACCGAAAATCCTGATCCTCGACGAGCCGACGGCGGCGCTCGACGTTTCGGTGCAAAAGACGGTGATCGAGCTGCTTTTGCAACTGCGCAAGGATCTCGGCCTTACCTACCTGATGATCAGCCACGACCTGTCGCTGATGCGGAATTTCTGTTCGCGCATCGCCGTCATGCTGCGCGGCGAGATCGTCGAGGAGGGGCCGACCGCGCAGGTCTTTGCCGAACCCAAACATCCCTACACACGCGCGCTAATCGCTGCGATCCCGGTCGTCAGTGACGAGGAGGAGCGCCTGAAACCTGTCGTGACCGAGGAAGAGCGCATGCGCTTTCTCGTCAAGACGACTGATTGA
- a CDS encoding SDR family NAD(P)-dependent oxidoreductase produces MSRLQGKTAVVTGGGSGIGLGAAKRFIEEGAFVYIFGRRQETLDAGVAQLGSSARAVQGSVTDLSDLDRLYATIKTERGGLDILLANAGTGSFAPLGEITPEHYDQIFDLNVKGLVFTVQKALPLMRVGASIILTGSSTGVMGTPAFSIYSATKAAVRNLARSWALDLRGTGIRVNVMSPGPITTELALEVLGEEGMEAIGATTVFGRMGDPAETGAVAAFLASSDSSFMTGGEVFVDGGLAQV; encoded by the coding sequence ATGAGCAGGCTACAGGGTAAGACGGCAGTAGTGACGGGAGGCGGAAGCGGCATCGGCCTCGGGGCCGCCAAGCGGTTCATCGAGGAAGGCGCGTTTGTCTACATCTTCGGCCGTCGGCAGGAGACGCTCGATGCTGGCGTGGCGCAGTTGGGGTCCTCGGCGCGCGCCGTCCAGGGCTCGGTGACCGATCTGTCCGACCTCGACCGACTGTATGCGACGATCAAAACCGAACGCGGTGGGCTCGACATTCTACTCGCCAACGCCGGGACTGGGTCGTTCGCACCGCTCGGCGAGATTACGCCCGAGCACTACGACCAGATCTTCGACCTCAATGTGAAGGGTTTGGTGTTCACGGTACAGAAGGCCCTGCCGCTGATGAGGGTGGGGGCGTCGATCATCTTGACCGGTTCAAGCACGGGGGTGATGGGGACGCCGGCGTTCAGCATCTACAGCGCAACCAAGGCGGCCGTCCGAAACCTTGCACGCAGTTGGGCGCTGGACCTGCGTGGCACGGGCATCCGCGTCAATGTGATGTCGCCAGGGCCGATCACGACGGAGCTGGCGCTGGAGGTTTTGGGCGAGGAAGGGATGGAAGCGATTGGGGCGACGACGGTGTTCGGACGCATGGGTGACCCGGCGGAGACGGGGGCGGTGGCTGCCTTCCTGGCATCCTCGGACAGCAGCTTCATGACCGGCGGTGAGGTCTTCGTCGATGGGGGCCTGGCACAAGTCTGA